TGCTTGAGTCTGATTTGATGCATGCGCTTTCAGGGCAAGAAGGACGTGTGTCAAATCTTTAACAACATCTTAAGGAGGCAGATCGGAACCAGGAGCCCCACTGTCGAGTACTTCTGCTCCCATCAAGAAGTTCTCTTTATTCTGTTGAAAGGGTAAcaatctctctttctctcacacacacacacatgcacacgcacacacacgcacgcacacacacgcacacacacacgtacacacacgtgtacacacacgtacacacacgtacactcaCGTACACTCACGTACactcacgtacacacacacacatacacacacatacacacacatacacacacacacatgcgcacgcagcCTGGGTCTTCAATGGCCTTCAGTGACTCATGTCCACATTGGTTTTAAAGGTACGAGGCACCCCAGGTGGCTCTCAACTGTGGGATCATGCTGAGGGAGTGCATCCGCCACGAGCCGCTTGCCAAGGCTGTGCTGTATTCGGATTATTTCCACACGTTCTTCGGCTATGTGGAGATGTCCACCTTCGACATCGCCTCTGACGCCTTTGCCACCTTCAAGGTACCCCTGGCCTTTCCTAAAGTCAATTCAGTGGCTTGTTTATACCTAACCTAGGCCAAACGTCAAAGTTACCGTGTTGTTATAGGATCTCCTGACAAGGCACAAAGTACTTGTAGCAAAGTATCTCGAAGAGAACTACGATGCGGTGAGTGATTGTGCACCAGCGCCGTCCGACGGATGGAGACTGTTTTGCGGCTAAATATGACCTGCGTTGAACTTTTGTGTCACTGCAGGTGTTTACAAACTACGAGAAGCTTCTGCACTCTGAGAACTACGTCACCAAGAGGCAGTCGCTCAAGGTTTGTAAACTCACGGGTGGTCGGGCAACCCGGTCTTCCTAGTGGCTGCGGGTCATCGTGTGACACATGGGCCTCCCCTGCAGCTTCTGGGCGAGCTATTGCTGGACCGACACAACTTTACGGTGATGACGCGCTACATCAGCAAGCCGGAAAATCTCAAGATGATGATGAACCTGCTAAGAGACAAGAGTGCCAACATCCAGTTTGAGGCCTTCCATGTCTTTAAGGTAAAATTAAGACCACAATACACTAAGTATAGATATATTTGTCGAGAAGCGGCCCTTTAAAGCCAGGCACACCTGTAGCAATTGTTAATAGCTTATATTTTGAACATGTGAGAGAACCCACTCTCGATAATGAAAAATGTGTTCATACTGCCCCTATAGTGTCTGGTGTACTCGAGAAGCCCCACACAACACACCACATGTATGTTGGCTCTCTAGACAAATGGTTCCTTCAATGCTGACTGGTGAAGAGCATCACAGTGCTTTAGGGCATCTGGAAAATGCAATTGTTAGAAGATAAAGAATTGGATGAAGTCGGGCTAACTCTTTGCCATTGAGatgtttgtcattttgaatGGGGCGTAATACTTGCGTATACAAACATTGAGCTCAATTATTGTGTATGACAGCAGATTTGCTTTTGAATTATGTATCTTTATGTATATTGCATCATAGAGACTGTGGAAATATTGAACATGTTTGAagtttcagttttatttcaccCTCTATTGTTATAAATAGCTGAGTTCCCATTAGCGTCTGAATTGCGCAAAAGGCAAACTATGCAGTAGAAAACTGCTAATGGAAACCTTGATCTGTTGAAAAACCTCTAAAATATCGTGAAAAAATCTATGTATGCTTTTATGACATGTGTCAGACAGACATGTCAACAAATATGTATAGTGCAAAAGAAGGTTctctcccacgtcccaaaaacatgcatggtaggccaattgaacactctaaattgccctcaggtgtgagtgtgaatggttgtttgtctctgtgtgccctgtgattggctggctaccagttcagggtgtcacccgcctactgcccgatgactgctgggataggctctggcATCCCCGTGACCCCTGTGGTTGGAGTATAACTGACTAATAACAACACATAGTATATAGataaacagtttaaaaaaatatttgttttactcAAAATAGTCGCAGATTATAAGGTGCCGGTTCTTAATGACTAATAGTCAGTAAAGAACAATGCTTATGGGTAGTTAGTTGTTGGAGCTCTTCTGGGCTAGAAGATTCGTAGAAACAGACATCCTGTCTTCAATTATATTTGAGAACCGGGGTCATTAGCGAATCAGAACTCAGAACAACTCTTAACCTATGCGCTAAAAAAATGGACGCAATGACGGAAACGTGGTGAAAATAACATTACAGATTATAGTTTGGTACATCTTGAAAAATGCGGGACTGATGATGACGAATAGGTGCCCAAGCCGCTGATGTATGACGGACTGGCAACATTTAGTACTGTAAATCGCCCACCTCTGCCTTATGGTCAACAGACATGGGTAGCTGGTCACCCATGCCCACTCATTCCCTGCCCACTAGTTAGCCAGGAAGCCTGGATTTATGCTACATGTGGCACAACTGGACATTTAACATTTATACACGGCGTAGTGTTGTTTGGGATTATTTTTTTGACCACTTTTGTTTTAACCACAGGGCCGTTGGACTTCTGAGGTTCCATTGGAACCGTTCCATATGTCCATCAAAATTTGCGTGTTCAAAGTTGACCGTGCATATGTGCTCGTCCTCAGGTGTTTGTGGCCAATCCAAACAAGACGCAGCCCATCGTTGACATCCTCCTCAAGAACCAGACCAAATTGATTGACTTCCTGAGCAATTTCCAGAAGGACCGCACGGACGACGAGCAGTTCAACGACGAGAAAACCTACCTTATCAAACAGATCAGGGATCTTAAGAAACCAGCATCCTAGAGAAGCCCCTCTGCCCTCTAGTTCAACTGTTTATCAATAGGAACCTGTAGGGGGGGAAGAAAACATGCTATTTAAAAAGATTTGTATTTTTGCTTCACTAAAAATGTGTGCAAGAATAGTTCACTCACCTTTTGTATAATTTTTTTCAATCATTAGTATGTAGCAGTGCCACGACTTACTTGAGTGGCAGCATTTGATTAGTTGAGTGGGCAACATCAGCAGTTAAAATACCTCTGATGGCCCTGTGTTTGCTGGAGAGAACATGCACCATTTGCGTGTTGACATATTTTTCAAGTTTACCAAGTTCTTTTTGAATGATATGGCTGGACAACATTAGTCACCCCTCAACACTTAGTTGGTCAAACAAACAAGTTTGGTTACTGAGGTGACACCAAACTAAAAAAATGCCCCGTGCAAAGGATATGTGTAAAATCCTGCGGGCACCATCCTTTTAAACGCACGTCAAATGTTGCCAACAGTGATCATTCTTGATTTTTCCTTTAATTGGGCTATCGCTCATTCTATTCAAGGCACCCCATAGCACTTTCTGTATTTGTAATTGTAAGTCTGGGCTAATCAAATACTCTTGTATTCTCTTATACAACGGTGCACAGACCGAGTGAAAAGctgtctttcttttgtttcGGTCCGATTCAGATGTTGAGTGGAAGATTCAGAAGTGCCATTTTAGTTTGCggtgtttttatattttgttaaCTTGTATCTTTAAAGGAGGAGCTTAATTGTTAAAAGGATCTGCTCCTGACaggatttttaatgtgattatTCATGAGCCGGTATACATCTGCAAAGTAGGGCGGCATGGTgacacactggttagcacatccacttcacagttcagaggtgcagggtaTAATTCCAgttctggccttcctgtgtggaatttgcattttCTCGCCGGGGCAGCGTgagttttctccgggtactacGGATTCCCCCCACATCCAAAAAATTAAATAACGAGATGCctattgagcactccaaattgtccgtaaGTGTGATGGTGagtgtgaatgcttgtttgtcgATGTGTGCGCGgtaattggctggcgaccagttcaaggTGTCTCCTGCCTACCACCCAAAGACTGTTGGGATAGGAACACCCGCAACCCGCACGAAGGCGTAAGACGTTCAAAAGATcaaagaatgaaaagaaaacaaatctgcAAAGTTTTGTTCATGCCCAATATCTTGATAACTGGAGTGGAAAATGTGACAACCAACATAGACAACAAAATGCTCAAAATCATTAAGCATGAAACAGTAGGTTCAGAGACAAGAATTTGCATCACACGACACTTAAGCTTTAATGAAACTAGTTTATTTCCTAGTGCAAGTTTCACCAAGTCCCGCTTTCTGGATCTTGATGATAGCTTTTCATCTTGGACAACAGAGCTTAGTGTGTACTATACTGAGAACGAATAAAAGGATTGAAACACAGTCTTTTGCATACCTTTTATTTATCACGAACATTAGTCATTCAATACAGACAAAGGCATCATGACCAAAGCATCATTGTCAGATAGGTAAAAGTAATTCTCAAGTTGTTTCTCATCTGTCAAGTTATCAACTGCCCAATTGTTGGCTTTCCCCActtctttttatatatataaatatatacacacacacacaaaactataAACAAGTCTAATTTTAATATTTCATGACATGATTAGAGCATTAAATATTTGCGAGAAAttttttttgagaaaaaaaaaaaaaactaaatccaAAATTTGTCCCAAATTTGGCAGTACTTTAATGATAATTTGGACATTTCTTGATAATTTTTTACTTTCAACCACTCAAACTTTCAATGGCATCAGACCTATCCATATATGTATagtttgaattattttattatttttatgccATCTGAGAGCAATACTAAAGTTAAAgtctcaatgatcgtcacacacacatctgggtgtggtgaaatttgtcctctgcatttaacccatccccatgtgattttgatccatcccctggaggAGAGGGGAGCATCTAACTAGCATTCTTATGCTAACATAAAACTTAACTATGCtatattaaaacaaaatacaattgaATATATCCTATGACATAATTACATTAAATAAGTCAATACGTCGTAGCAACAGAGTTGATTTTGAATGCGTGTTTTTGTGACGATGGTAgtttttgaggaaaaaaaaaacacctaaacGAAAATTTTGTCCTAAGTTGGGCAGTGCTTTTGAAGTGTGGTAAGTCATTTCTAAATATTGTTTTACTTTCAATCAGTCCAAATGTTCAGTGGCATCAGACTTATCCACaaatgtacagtttttcaattgTTTAATTACTTTTGATGCCATTTGTGGACATTGCCATTTTTATGCTAATCCAAGATAACTAcgatacgcacgcacacgcaccttCTAGCAATCAGACCCTTTTTTATGGCGTAAAATTGTTCTAATGTGCAGTCGTTGCTCTTGCTCTGCATTGCGGTGGAAGAAAAAGTCGTTGGAGCCACCTGGTGGTTAAATCGTATGTAAAGGCACCTTTAAAATGCTCTAAAAACCACTCAGAATGCTCGATTATATTCACCTGTATCCAAATAATATTATAGAATCTGAAATAAAATTCGTGAGCCAAACGCAGtcaatttgtgtgtatttctcGATCTTCCCCGCCCCTGTCATGGACCTCTCCATTCTGGATCACGTGGTGCCGTGACGTAGATaataggaccccccccccccccccccctatgcaGTAATTGTGGGTAAATGTTGATAAAACATCAGGTTTACCGTACACTAAATATTGGGATTTATAATGGGAGTCAATCTGACCAAATGTGTATTGTATTTGCGTTTTAGTGTTAAGTCGACAACTGTTGCCTCTTAGAGACGAAATCACTACTGAAAGACACGAAGAAAGGCTGCTTAGAATTAATACGCAGCTGCAGACAGGTTGCATACTTTAACTAGCTAGCAAAGCGCTGCTTGCTAATGACGTGTCCGAAGTCACATTAAATGTGTTATCCCGCCACAAATAACGAGATTGGGAATAAAACTCGATGCGACAATAAATGATTACACTGATCTCTTCTTTTCCTCAATTATTTGtcttaaagggaaatgtactttcggcagtttgcaaacacatttgattaaggctgcgttagacacatataatcatatcaatataatttctagtagtagtgtggtcgcttaatttttttacggaagaggattagggccagtgaagaagaaaaaaaacgaggggtgacaggattctgactttttttctcggaattctgactttaaagtcggaattctgactttattctcagaattccgactttaaagtgggaattctgactttaaagtgggaattctgactttaaagtgggtattctgagaataaagtcagaattcccactttaaagtcagaattctgagaaaaaaagtcagaatcctgtcacccctcgttttttttttcttcactggccctaatcctcttccgtacaatttggagtcagatcaatagctaaaatccgtatcctaacagtctCTTTTTGATGATTGTATGAAGAGGACAAGCGCTGCTCTGTTTGTATTTCCCACAGAAACGTCATCAGCGGTACTTCTTCGATTTCCGATTAGGGGGAATGGTTGTCAGCTGGATGAACAGGAGCGCCTTCTTCTGGTCAAAGTCGTCTTCGCCgtcgtttaaaaaaacaaaacaaaaaaacactaatCTGCTCTAAACTGTGCATTCCAGCGTGGTGAAAGTTATTATTCACATAGATGGTGGGATAAAAGAAAGCATCCGTCATGTTTTCGCCCGTTGTCATATTGCAGGGACGCAATGAATTGTTTGGTCCAATCAGGATGTTTTGCGCACACGCCACAGGATGAGCTTGCTTTCGATTTTCATTTCCCGGAAGAGTTGAATACGAAAACACTAGAAACAAGTTGCGTTCGGTCTTCATCTGATTACTTGCTCACTTTAAGgctaatatatttttattattatttggggaGAGCCGCAAACGGATATGTCAATGTTAGTGAAGGTGAGTAAGGTCCTCTCAGGGGACACATATGGCAACGTGTTGATTTTGGGAGATTACCTGTGTCATTGTGTGTATTTATGGACATGCGAATTTTGTTTTAGGATGAGCGTCAAAAAAGACGTGCTCCTACTTTAATGCTTGAAACAAAAATCAGTGGGCATCACCTCCCACCAGACAAGATACCAAAAGTCAGCACTCCTTCACAAGATGACCTATGGCATCTTCCTGGACAGCTACGTTAgttatttttactttactttacttaCATGCCTATTTCAGAATTGCGAGAACGTTTTCTGTCTCTTCCAACACCTCctctacatggaaaaaaaaaaaaccatgcacAAATTACAAAAACAGACACTTGCATACATTATAATAtcctaaaacaaaacgaagctttagtaaaaaatattccCGAATAGATTTAGACTCAACTTTATTCATTCCTTGGGATTG
This region of Syngnathus typhle isolate RoL2023-S1 ecotype Sweden linkage group LG2, RoL_Styp_1.0, whole genome shotgun sequence genomic DNA includes:
- the cab39l gene encoding calcium-binding protein 39-like, yielding MPLFGKSHKTPVELVKTLKEYLAVLVKQDKKTEKASEEVSKCLVSMKEILYGSNDKEPHTETVAQLAQELYNSGLLITLVENLQVIDFEGKKDVCQIFNNILRRQIGTRSPTVEYFCSHQEVLFILLKGYEAPQVALNCGIMLRECIRHEPLAKAVLYSDYFHTFFGYVEMSTFDIASDAFATFKDLLTRHKVLVAKYLEENYDAVFTNYEKLLHSENYVTKRQSLKLLGELLLDRHNFTVMTRYISKPENLKMMMNLLRDKSANIQFEAFHVFKVFVANPNKTQPIVDILLKNQTKLIDFLSNFQKDRTDDEQFNDEKTYLIKQIRDLKKPAS